A single window of Syntrophotalea acetylenica DNA harbors:
- a CDS encoding C-GCAxxG-C-C family protein — MNEEKCCELAEQAYEIAYELDSKYGCCPQCVLSAVKTVIGDEVTDMLIKASHGLSGGGALVGTGLCGALTGGILALGARYGRDPDAFSSGPGLENFHAGRELVYRFESEFGGISCEYLQQRFSGRTWNFWNASEYLMFANERGNRCARVSGLVAKWVVEMLLS, encoded by the coding sequence ATGAATGAAGAAAAATGCTGCGAACTTGCGGAGCAGGCCTATGAGATCGCATATGAGCTGGATTCAAAATATGGCTGTTGCCCCCAATGTGTTTTGAGTGCCGTAAAAACGGTGATCGGGGACGAGGTGACAGATATGCTGATCAAGGCCAGTCATGGCTTGTCAGGTGGCGGCGCTCTTGTCGGTACCGGTTTATGCGGCGCTCTGACAGGCGGAATCCTTGCCCTGGGCGCGAGGTATGGACGGGATCCCGATGCATTCAGCTCCGGCCCGGGTCTGGAAAATTTCCATGCGGGACGTGAACTTGTCTATCGCTTCGAGTCCGAGTTTGGCGGCATCTCGTGCGAGTATCTGCAACAGCGATTCAGCGGACGCACCTGGAACTTCTGGAACGCCAGCGAGTACCTGATGTTCGCCAATGAGCGCGGGAACCGGTGCGCCCGGGTCAGCGGCCTGGTGGCAAAGTGGGTTGTCGAGATGCTGCTTTCCTGA
- a CDS encoding MBL fold metallo-hydrolase has protein sequence MQITERIHALKIPFKVPVSQKVSLDRFAYVYLVFGDKIHLIDSGVAGAAKAILAYIKEHGKEPEDIASLILTHSHPDHIGAAKSIKKLTGCTVFAHKIEQDWIEDTEQQFKDRPVPGFQSLVEGSVEIDRFISDGEILELGNSLFCTIAHTPGHSRGSVSLLIEEEKSLFSGDALIFPGDLPIYENIANSIASIRALQKIDNLEYLFSSWESPMQGQENIRKRMDESILYLKRIHAAVLNNSNDSPQQNIMELCQKVVSELGLPSLAVMPLVAKAFASSLAVETI, from the coding sequence ATGCAGATTACAGAACGTATACATGCGCTAAAAATACCTTTTAAGGTGCCTGTTTCTCAGAAAGTTTCGCTCGATAGGTTCGCGTATGTTTATCTTGTTTTTGGCGACAAAATACATTTAATCGATAGCGGTGTGGCTGGTGCCGCAAAGGCAATTCTGGCGTACATAAAAGAGCACGGAAAAGAACCGGAGGACATTGCTTCTTTAATTCTTACCCATTCCCACCCCGATCACATTGGTGCAGCCAAAAGTATAAAAAAGCTGACTGGTTGTACGGTTTTTGCCCATAAAATCGAACAGGATTGGATTGAAGATACCGAACAACAATTTAAAGACAGGCCGGTCCCCGGATTTCAAAGTCTTGTGGAAGGTTCTGTAGAAATTGACAGATTTATTTCTGATGGCGAAATATTAGAATTGGGAAATAGCCTGTTTTGCACCATAGCTCACACCCCCGGCCATTCAAGAGGTTCTGTTTCACTGCTGATTGAAGAGGAAAAGTCTTTATTCTCAGGCGATGCCTTGATTTTCCCTGGTGACTTGCCAATCTACGAGAACATTGCAAATTCCATTGCCTCCATCAGAGCATTGCAAAAAATAGACAATCTGGAATATTTGTTCTCATCCTGGGAGTCTCCAATGCAAGGTCAAGAAAACATACGCAAGAGAATGGATGAGAGTATTTTATATCTCAAACGCATCCACGCTGCCGTTCTCAACAACAGCAATGATTCACCACAGCAAAATATCATGGAGTTATGCCAGAAAGTAGTCAGTGAGCTTGGACTGCCATCTTTGGCCGTTATGCCGCTTGTTGCCAAAGCATTCGCATCGAGTCTTGCTGTTGAAACAATTTAG
- a CDS encoding desulfoferrodoxin: protein MPKLLEIYKCDACGNIVEVVHEGAGELICCGAAMKLMVENTVDAAKEKHVPVIEKTMSGFKVKVGSMAHPMEEKHYIEWVELVVDGKVCRQRLQPGEEPVVKFRISGTPGKAKALVCEAGENPDAEFCTPDSEVVARAYCNIHGLWTATF from the coding sequence ATGCCGAAGCTGCTGGAAATCTACAAATGCGATGCCTGTGGGAATATTGTTGAAGTCGTGCATGAAGGAGCTGGCGAATTGATCTGTTGCGGTGCGGCCATGAAGCTGATGGTTGAGAATACTGTCGATGCGGCCAAGGAAAAACATGTACCTGTCATCGAAAAAACCATGTCAGGGTTCAAGGTCAAAGTCGGCAGCATGGCGCATCCGATGGAGGAAAAACACTACATCGAGTGGGTCGAACTGGTTGTCGACGGCAAGGTTTGTCGCCAGCGCCTGCAACCCGGTGAAGAGCCGGTAGTCAAGTTCCGCATCAGCGGCACCCCGGGCAAGGCAAAAGCCCTTGTTTGCGAAGCCGGTGAAAATCCCGACGCGGAGTTCTGTACACCGGACAGTGAGGTTGTTGCCCGTGCCTACTGCAATATTCATGGCCTCTGGACGGCAACCTTCTGA